One genomic region from Caulobacter sp. NIBR2454 encodes:
- a CDS encoding exonuclease SbcCD subunit D: MRILHTSDWHLGRTLAQESLLDDQAQLLDQVFAAIVEHRVDVLIIAGDLFDRAVPRKEAVQLFNDFLARVYAETGAAIVAIAGNHDAPDRVSFNSALQDPRRVLIRGPLRDRPHALVLSDEHGQVAFSALPYCEIFAAREAFDDVGIASCAHALSAQLAQARLHVPPGARWVVTAHAFVEGGRITETERPLAQVGGIETVPSAMFDGAAYVALGHLHRAQEAGAAHIRYCGSWMGFGFDEADELKTLSLVELDAAGVARVTELPLVSPRPLRVVTGKLADLVAAGRAPEALGAGALIKAVLTDEGALIDAIGQLRAVYPHVLQLERLNRLAAVGPGAGAAAVDRQDPVKLVAGFLDAVRGRGPDDVERGMIDEALTDLQSEEV, from the coding sequence ATGCGGATCTTGCACACATCAGATTGGCATCTGGGCCGGACGCTGGCGCAGGAGAGCCTCCTCGACGACCAGGCCCAGCTCCTCGACCAGGTCTTCGCAGCGATCGTCGAACATCGCGTCGACGTGCTGATCATCGCCGGCGACCTCTTCGACCGGGCGGTGCCGCGCAAAGAAGCGGTTCAGCTGTTCAACGATTTCCTCGCCCGCGTTTACGCCGAGACCGGCGCGGCGATTGTAGCGATCGCGGGCAATCACGACGCCCCCGACCGCGTTAGCTTCAACTCGGCGCTGCAGGATCCGCGGCGCGTGTTGATCCGGGGTCCTTTGCGAGACCGACCTCACGCCTTGGTCTTGAGCGATGAGCACGGGCAGGTGGCTTTCTCGGCGCTGCCGTACTGCGAGATTTTCGCGGCGAGGGAGGCGTTCGACGATGTCGGCATCGCCAGTTGCGCCCACGCCCTCTCAGCCCAACTGGCGCAGGCCCGCCTGCATGTTCCGCCAGGCGCGCGATGGGTGGTGACGGCCCACGCCTTTGTGGAAGGGGGGCGGATCACCGAAACCGAGCGGCCCTTGGCTCAGGTGGGCGGTATCGAGACGGTCCCGTCAGCGATGTTCGATGGCGCGGCCTACGTCGCTCTAGGTCACCTTCATCGCGCGCAAGAGGCCGGCGCCGCTCACATCAGATACTGCGGCTCCTGGATGGGCTTCGGATTCGATGAGGCTGATGAGCTAAAGACTCTGAGCCTGGTGGAGCTGGACGCCGCCGGCGTGGCTAGAGTGACCGAGCTTCCGCTGGTCAGCCCGCGTCCGCTGCGGGTCGTGACCGGAAAGCTGGCGGACCTGGTCGCGGCCGGGCGCGCGCCTGAGGCGCTCGGGGCGGGTGCTCTGATCAAGGCGGTGCTGACCGACGAGGGCGCACTCATCGATGCCATCGGTCAGTTGCGCGCGGTCTATCCCCACGTGCTGCAGTTGGAACGCCTGAACCGGCTCGCCGCTGTCGGCCCGGGCGCCGGCGCAGCGGCGGTTGATCGGCAAGACCCGGTGAAGCTGGTGGCCGGCTTTCTCGATGCGGTGCGCGGGAGGGGGCC
- a CDS encoding nucleotidyl transferase AbiEii/AbiGii toxin family protein produces the protein MPRDFLHNHRQFADLIRIVAQAQGIAPALVEKDYWIMQSLYGLQQLGLTFELKGGTSLSKGYGLISRFSEDIDIRIEPPADPPVMIGRNHDKAAHVQGRKDFYDRLAQTIVIDGITSVERDTAFDDPRQYRSAGIRLTYASINGSVEGLKDGVLLEVGFDDVAPNEARDISSWAYDFAASQVEIIDNRALGVACYHPGHTLVEKLQAISTKFRQQQETGAFPPNFMRHYYDVYSLLQDPTVQAFVGTQGYLDHKAKRFPKADNPVVAENEAFVLSDPATRATLQNAYIASSALYFRGHPAFDEILAEIAMWAPKL, from the coding sequence ATGCCGCGTGATTTCCTGCACAACCATCGTCAGTTTGCCGATCTGATCCGGATCGTCGCTCAGGCGCAGGGCATTGCGCCCGCCTTGGTCGAGAAGGACTATTGGATCATGCAGAGCCTCTACGGCCTGCAGCAGCTGGGCCTGACCTTCGAGCTGAAGGGCGGCACATCGCTCTCCAAGGGCTACGGACTGATCAGTCGTTTCTCGGAAGACATCGACATCCGCATCGAGCCGCCGGCCGATCCGCCGGTGATGATCGGCCGTAACCACGACAAGGCGGCTCACGTCCAAGGCCGCAAGGACTTCTATGATCGGCTGGCGCAGACCATCGTCATCGACGGCATCACCTCGGTCGAGCGCGACACGGCGTTTGATGACCCTCGCCAATATCGCAGCGCCGGCATTCGCCTGACCTATGCCAGCATCAATGGATCGGTCGAAGGCCTGAAAGACGGCGTGCTGCTGGAGGTCGGCTTCGACGATGTCGCGCCCAACGAAGCCCGCGATATCAGCTCGTGGGCCTATGACTTCGCCGCCAGCCAGGTTGAGATCATCGACAACCGCGCCCTGGGCGTCGCCTGCTACCATCCGGGCCATACACTGGTCGAAAAGCTGCAGGCGATCTCCACCAAGTTCCGCCAGCAGCAGGAAACCGGCGCGTTCCCACCCAACTTCATGCGCCACTACTACGACGTCTATTCCTTGCTCCAGGATCCGACCGTGCAGGCGTTTGTCGGCACGCAAGGGTATCTCGACCACAAGGCCAAGCGGTTCCCGAAGGCCGACAATCCGGTCGTCGCCGAGAACGAGGCCTTCGTACTCAGCGACCCAGCGACCCGGGCCACGCTGCAGAACGCCTACATTGCCTCGAGCGCGCTCTATTTCCGCGGCCATCCCGCCTTCGACGAGATTCTGGCCGAAATCGCCATGTGGGCACCCAAGCTGTAA
- a CDS encoding WGR domain-containing protein codes for MSSATAQHALATDWPRMMLRRVDPTRNMSRFWSAQLQPSLFEEVLLVRNWGRIGFRGQEKSYWFSTRQAALAAFNKITVAKCRRGYTPDEECRTTSSAAYDRAVGYAHRSEAPPRHQEAGAA; via the coding sequence ATGAGCTCGGCAACCGCCCAACATGCCCTGGCGACCGACTGGCCGCGGATGATGCTTCGCCGCGTCGATCCCACGCGCAACATGTCCAGGTTCTGGTCAGCACAACTCCAGCCCAGCCTCTTCGAGGAGGTGCTGCTGGTTCGCAACTGGGGGCGTATCGGTTTCCGGGGCCAAGAGAAGTCTTACTGGTTTTCAACCAGGCAAGCCGCGTTAGCCGCGTTCAACAAGATCACGGTCGCCAAATGCCGCCGCGGTTACACCCCCGACGAGGAGTGCAGAACAACTTCATCGGCGGCCTACGACCGGGCCGTCGGATACGCCCATCGAAGCGAAGCGCCTCCGAGACACCAGGAGGCCGGCGCCGCCTAA
- a CDS encoding helix-turn-helix transcriptional regulator, which translates to MSSPTPRYAYEARQRFLDGLLFWEGRVNRRDLIDTFRVSQPQAALDLKAYLAALPSGQVIYDTRQRRYEAASTFEPLFGPPALESWLERSRQAGLAVEVLPTLDRPLDVGLMARLYRAIRDRKTVHVAYQTMRRATAEDRSITPTAFVSDGQRWHVRAYCHLREDFRDFVLSRIAMAPNQAQAESGAVDLPLDTDWCSWVTLTLAPAAHLEENQKRAVCWDYGIDGELSVTVRRALEFYAMRRWGLDRPESRLSVVGRTESSPNPEDHP; encoded by the coding sequence ATGTCGTCTCCCACGCCGCGATACGCGTATGAAGCCAGGCAAAGGTTTCTCGACGGACTTCTCTTTTGGGAAGGCCGGGTCAATCGCCGCGACCTGATCGACACGTTCCGGGTGTCGCAGCCGCAGGCGGCGCTGGACCTCAAGGCATACCTCGCCGCCCTGCCCTCAGGACAGGTGATCTACGATACCCGCCAAAGACGATACGAGGCCGCGTCGACGTTTGAACCGCTGTTCGGTCCGCCCGCCCTCGAGTCCTGGCTGGAACGGTCACGGCAGGCGGGACTGGCGGTTGAAGTGCTGCCGACCTTGGACAGGCCGCTCGACGTCGGCCTGATGGCGCGGCTGTACCGGGCCATACGGGATCGCAAGACAGTCCATGTCGCCTACCAGACCATGCGACGCGCCACGGCGGAGGATCGGTCGATCACGCCCACAGCGTTCGTGTCAGACGGTCAGCGCTGGCATGTTCGGGCCTACTGCCACCTGCGCGAAGACTTCAGAGACTTCGTCCTTTCGCGGATCGCCATGGCGCCGAACCAAGCTCAGGCGGAGTCTGGAGCCGTCGATCTGCCGCTCGATACCGACTGGTGCTCTTGGGTGACCCTCACCCTGGCGCCGGCCGCTCACCTTGAGGAAAACCAAAAGCGCGCGGTGTGCTGGGACTACGGGATCGACGGCGAACTGTCGGTGACCGTCCGGCGAGCCCTCGAATTTTACGCGATGCGTCGCTGGGGCCTCGATCGGCCGGAAAGCCGCCTGAGCGTCGTCGGGCGCACTGAATCTTCTCCAAACCCGGAGGATCACCCATGA
- a CDS encoding AAA family ATPase, translating to MGFPDADVDELIARGELPALLAKLSSYIGSREGAPPVSLVPQAENPDGQLRNLVAVTRLYGRFANGEDPNAHDTEADDVEDDTAEVGSDADDIRAAALKLYIDPARLKGETEVSIRAGDLHDALGLHQAHANVCQALGGAKFQQLAKVLPPRVEGPGQSTTTTYHFSLRPGSALATEGAAAVTKPTNLIFYGPPGTGKTYRTALEAVRLCDGDMPDERSDLMRRYGELEREGRIGFVTFHQSFSYEDFVEGLRPETAASEINGSAGFRLEPRNGVFREMAALADQARLAASAPRKAGGLDLAGRRFWKMGLGAIGTQDHIYDEAIAGNYVVLGWGGDVDWSDAAYEDIGAVRAKWAEVAPPDSQPSNVSQLHPFRSEMKKGDIIIVPYGNTAFRAIGEVTGDYAFVANPDGEYNHRRQVNWLLKLEKPLPLDSIVEGAFTMRTLYPINASRIRMEAVSRLIGGPGDAETGAPGVAPAFVLVIDEINRANISKVFGELITLLEADKRLGMENEIRVKLPYSGEMFGVPANLHLIGTMNTADRSIALLDTALRRRFTFEEIMPDPDLLRAAARRTGVDLVAVLKAVNERIEYLFDREHQVGHAFFMACQDRHDVDAVMRDRVIPLLQEYFFEDWSRLAMVLGEREGAKEGAFLNCDRIPPPPGFDGEDRWRWSVRPSFAPDAYQRLLGHAAVSTPANEEAAGAAETAAAE from the coding sequence ATGGGTTTTCCTGACGCCGATGTTGACGAACTGATCGCGCGGGGAGAACTGCCCGCCCTGCTCGCCAAGTTGAGCAGTTATATCGGCTCTCGCGAGGGCGCGCCGCCGGTCAGTCTTGTCCCACAGGCGGAGAACCCTGATGGACAGCTTCGCAACCTGGTGGCGGTCACCCGTCTATACGGCAGGTTCGCCAACGGCGAAGATCCCAATGCCCACGATACCGAGGCCGATGACGTCGAAGACGATACGGCCGAAGTCGGCAGCGACGCTGACGATATCCGCGCTGCGGCGCTCAAGCTCTATATCGATCCGGCGCGTCTGAAGGGCGAGACTGAAGTCTCCATTCGCGCGGGAGATCTACATGACGCTCTAGGCTTACATCAGGCACATGCCAACGTCTGCCAAGCCCTTGGCGGCGCCAAATTTCAGCAGTTGGCCAAGGTGCTGCCCCCACGCGTCGAGGGGCCGGGCCAAAGCACAACGACGACCTACCATTTCAGCCTTCGACCGGGTTCGGCGCTGGCGACAGAAGGGGCCGCCGCGGTGACCAAGCCCACCAACCTTATTTTCTACGGACCGCCGGGCACGGGTAAGACCTACCGGACCGCGCTGGAGGCTGTGCGCCTGTGCGATGGCGATATGCCCGACGAACGCAGTGATCTGATGCGTCGCTACGGCGAACTCGAGCGGGAGGGCCGGATCGGCTTCGTCACGTTCCACCAAAGCTTCTCCTACGAGGACTTTGTCGAGGGGCTGCGCCCGGAGACCGCCGCATCCGAGATCAACGGCTCAGCCGGCTTCCGGCTGGAACCCCGCAACGGCGTCTTCCGCGAGATGGCCGCGCTGGCCGATCAGGCACGTCTGGCAGCCTCGGCGCCGCGGAAAGCCGGCGGCCTGGACCTGGCCGGCCGGCGGTTCTGGAAGATGGGGCTGGGCGCGATCGGGACCCAGGATCACATCTACGACGAGGCCATCGCGGGCAACTACGTCGTCTTGGGCTGGGGCGGAGACGTGGACTGGAGCGATGCGGCCTATGAAGACATCGGGGCGGTCCGGGCCAAGTGGGCAGAGGTCGCCCCGCCGGACAGTCAGCCGAGCAATGTCTCGCAGCTTCACCCGTTCCGCTCTGAGATGAAGAAGGGCGACATCATCATCGTCCCCTATGGCAACACCGCCTTCCGGGCGATCGGGGAGGTCACGGGCGATTACGCCTTCGTGGCCAACCCCGACGGTGAGTACAACCATCGCCGTCAGGTCAACTGGCTCCTCAAGCTCGAAAAGCCGCTGCCGCTCGACAGCATTGTGGAGGGGGCCTTCACGATGCGAACCCTCTATCCGATCAACGCGAGCCGCATCCGTATGGAAGCGGTGTCGCGCTTGATTGGCGGCCCAGGAGATGCCGAGACCGGCGCGCCGGGCGTGGCCCCAGCGTTCGTGCTGGTGATCGACGAGATCAATCGCGCCAACATCTCCAAGGTGTTTGGCGAGCTGATCACCCTGCTCGAGGCCGACAAGCGTCTCGGCATGGAAAACGAAATCCGGGTCAAGCTGCCCTATTCCGGGGAGATGTTCGGCGTGCCGGCGAACCTCCACCTGATCGGCACCATGAACACGGCCGACCGCTCGATCGCGCTTCTCGACACGGCGCTTCGCCGCCGGTTCACCTTCGAGGAGATCATGCCCGACCCCGATCTGCTGAGGGCAGCGGCCCGGCGCACGGGGGTGGATCTGGTCGCGGTGCTGAAGGCGGTGAATGAGCGGATCGAGTATCTGTTCGACCGCGAGCACCAAGTCGGCCACGCCTTCTTCATGGCCTGCCAGGATCGTCACGACGTCGATGCGGTCATGCGCGATCGCGTCATTCCGCTGCTGCAGGAGTATTTCTTCGAAGACTGGTCGCGGCTAGCGATGGTGCTGGGCGAGCGGGAGGGGGCCAAGGAGGGCGCCTTCCTCAATTGCGATCGCATCCCGCCGCCGCCGGGCTTCGACGGCGAGGATCGCTGGCGGTGGTCGGTGCGTCCGTCCTTCGCGCCAGACGCCTACCAACGTCTGCTCGGCCATGCGGCCGTGAGCACCCCCGCCAATGAGGAGGCTGCCGGCGCGGCCGAAACAGCGGCGGCCGAATGA
- the trbB gene encoding P-type conjugative transfer ATPase TrbB, which produces MTERHPVVLDRKVAALRQAMGPVIAAALADCMVVEVMVNPDGKIWIDRIGEGRSWTGELLAAADADRILRLLADHAGEVVTRDRPRVSATLPETGERFQGAFMPVVARPAFAIRKRPEVVFTLTDYVEGGMMSASQAETIRAAAEARQNLLIVGGTGSGKTTLANAILAEPAFAGDRVVLIEDTAELQCSAADQIQMLTKRTEPAVTMTDLVRDTLRLRPDRIVIGEVRDGSALDLLKAWNTGHPGGLATLHANSAAEGLNRLEDLIGEVTQRIPHRAIGQAIDLVIHIARTPGGRRVSELMRVTGWGEGGYVVQAA; this is translated from the coding sequence GCATGGTGGTCGAGGTGATGGTCAATCCCGACGGCAAGATCTGGATCGACCGGATCGGGGAGGGGCGCTCGTGGACAGGAGAGCTACTGGCGGCGGCGGACGCCGACCGGATCCTGCGCCTCCTGGCCGATCACGCCGGGGAGGTGGTGACCCGCGACCGGCCGCGGGTCAGCGCGACCCTGCCGGAGACCGGCGAGCGTTTCCAGGGCGCCTTCATGCCGGTCGTGGCGCGGCCGGCTTTCGCGATCCGCAAGCGGCCCGAGGTGGTGTTCACCCTCACCGACTATGTCGAGGGCGGCATGATGAGCGCGAGCCAGGCCGAGACGATCCGGGCCGCGGCCGAGGCGCGCCAAAACCTGCTCATCGTGGGCGGCACCGGGTCGGGCAAGACGACCTTGGCCAACGCCATCCTGGCCGAGCCGGCCTTTGCCGGCGACCGAGTGGTCCTGATCGAAGACACCGCCGAGCTGCAGTGCTCGGCCGCCGACCAGATTCAGATGCTGACCAAGCGCACGGAACCGGCGGTGACCATGACCGACCTGGTGCGCGACACGCTGCGGCTTCGGCCCGACCGCATCGTCATCGGCGAGGTGCGCGACGGCTCGGCGCTGGATCTTTTGAAGGCGTGGAATACCGGTCACCCGGGCGGTTTGGCGACTTTGCACGCCAACAGCGCGGCGGAAGGCCTCAACCGCTTGGAAGACCTAATCGGTGAGGTGACGCAGCGGATTCCGCACCGGGCTATCGGTCAGGCGATCGACCTTGTGATCCACATTGCGCGCACGCCCGGCGGCCGCCGGGTGTCGGAGCTGATGCGGGTGACAGGGTGGGGTGAGGGCGGCTACGTCGTCCAGGCCGCCTAG
- a CDS encoding type II toxin-antitoxin system HipA family toxin, which produces MKLAPGTPLAASLAFDDDQAALPVGRLAMAGGLAQLEWSPELIAAPVPVSALLYPPEPGLHPARGRDFEGLHGFLADSLPEGWGYLVMRRRLSKLGVSIETLSPLDRLALVGDHGRGALTYRPATAPPPEVASLDLDALAAESTAILTGHEGELADTLAALAGGSGGARPKVHVGFDAEGRISITEGETAAGHEAWIVKFAAPGDPPDIGPIEAAYAAMALTAGLDMAPYRLLPSKAGPGYFATRRFDRPRPGQRLHVVSLSGAVEAPWRTPASYDLFLRATVAITRHAEDLQAAFRRMVFNVLASNRDDHTRQHSYLMDAQGQWRLAPAYDLTYSAGPGGEHYLDVEGEGRNPTRAQVRALGRRHSLSDRLIDAIIEEVRAAVADWPRFAEYAGVTRASRAEILAAHQAVEAAFST; this is translated from the coding sequence ATGAAACTTGCGCCGGGAACCCCGCTGGCCGCCAGTCTGGCATTTGACGACGACCAGGCCGCCCTGCCCGTCGGCCGCCTGGCCATGGCCGGCGGCCTGGCGCAACTGGAATGGTCTCCGGAACTCATCGCGGCGCCTGTGCCGGTTTCGGCCCTGCTCTACCCGCCGGAACCCGGCCTGCACCCCGCACGCGGACGCGACTTCGAGGGCTTGCACGGCTTTCTCGCCGACAGCTTGCCCGAGGGCTGGGGCTACCTCGTCATGCGGCGACGCCTGAGCAAGCTCGGCGTCAGCATCGAGACCTTGAGCCCGCTCGACCGCCTGGCGCTCGTCGGCGACCACGGCCGCGGCGCCCTGACCTATCGGCCTGCGACCGCGCCGCCACCCGAGGTGGCGAGCCTCGACCTCGACGCCCTGGCCGCAGAGTCCACCGCGATCCTGACCGGTCACGAAGGCGAGCTTGCCGACACCTTGGCAGCCCTGGCCGGCGGCTCGGGCGGCGCGCGGCCCAAGGTCCACGTCGGCTTCGATGCCGAGGGACGGATTTCGATCACGGAGGGCGAGACCGCCGCGGGCCACGAGGCCTGGATCGTCAAATTCGCCGCCCCCGGCGACCCGCCCGACATTGGGCCGATCGAGGCCGCCTATGCCGCCATGGCCCTAACCGCCGGCCTCGACATGGCGCCCTACCGGCTGCTCCCGTCCAAAGCCGGCCCCGGCTATTTCGCGACCCGCCGGTTCGACCGGCCGCGTCCCGGCCAGCGACTGCACGTGGTCTCGCTGAGCGGCGCCGTCGAAGCGCCCTGGCGCACGCCCGCAAGCTACGACCTCTTCCTGCGCGCCACCGTCGCCATCACCCGGCACGCCGAGGATCTGCAGGCCGCGTTCCGGCGCATGGTCTTCAACGTGCTGGCGAGCAACCGGGACGACCATACCCGGCAGCACAGCTACCTGATGGATGCGCAAGGCCAATGGCGGCTCGCCCCGGCCTATGACTTGACCTATTCAGCAGGCCCTGGCGGCGAGCACTACCTCGACGTCGAGGGCGAAGGCCGCAACCCCACCCGCGCGCAGGTTCGCGCCCTGGGTCGTCGCCACAGCCTCTCCGACCGCCTGATCGACGCCATCATCGAAGAGGTTCGCGCCGCCGTGGCCGATTGGCCGCGCTTTGCCGAATACGCCGGCGTGACCCGGGCCTCTCGCGCTGAAATCCTGGCCGCCCACCAGGCGGTCGAGGCGGCCTTCTCGACCTGA
- a CDS encoding XRE family transcriptional regulator — protein MGWPQLEAAQRAGVAYRTWRRLETEGQASLEDMVKAAVALRCEEALGALFPLPAASSLDALLAQQAARVPTRRVRAPRSRSTRPPTP, from the coding sequence TTGGGTTGGCCTCAGCTCGAAGCCGCCCAGCGCGCCGGCGTCGCCTACCGGACGTGGCGGCGGCTTGAGACCGAGGGACAGGCTTCGCTGGAGGATATGGTGAAGGCCGCCGTCGCCCTACGCTGCGAGGAGGCGCTGGGCGCGCTCTTTCCCCTGCCCGCGGCCAGCAGCCTCGACGCTCTCCTGGCGCAGCAGGCCGCGCGCGTCCCAACGCGGCGGGTACGGGCGCCCCGCTCACGCTCGACCAGGCCGCCGACGCCATGA
- a CDS encoding DUF6035 family protein, whose protein sequence is MSKQPKRIIEHALLEGIGPISAERLLGLPETEWGLLRSAITDARRAQPPRHIARCLMCSGAIFIQARAFRGLRLPYFAHFKGGDATCPWHTGETLHPDDARALQYGGAQESAAHRMLCEQIAELAARDDRCISAEVSKYLTPTDNERGRYPDVLILRRNAPKIAVEIQLSNTFQTEVSARCLHYEREGVGLLWVLYGLDMRAHDLPQSFRDVVLRHRGNAFLLDDEAVAESLSRRTLVLKCYLRGPDGSFDAGRLVTLDDLTFPTRGPPYLEDRITPGLLARGEAARAPWRAALRGRSSDFSYADLRGPAFLAANDHLCGSVPSLRQWEAETYQGQWLIANLIAVVFSALSHANGTFRNYASRQDNVQALLNSKLPSENLLPFALIMQEILRRAGTNDLLLGSVGKHLERALALGDGNFVLDYEAPWSAIESLLPELFDPLLRFELETLDALPTWARPKTNAAATVITPPWDPASPIQSLEEHHGLAHHLG, encoded by the coding sequence ATGAGCAAGCAACCCAAACGCATCATTGAGCACGCGCTGCTGGAGGGCATAGGCCCGATCTCAGCGGAACGGCTGCTAGGACTACCAGAGACCGAATGGGGCCTGCTGCGATCCGCGATCACTGACGCCCGCCGCGCCCAACCGCCCAGGCACATCGCCCGGTGTCTTATGTGCTCGGGGGCCATTTTCATCCAGGCGCGCGCGTTTCGTGGCCTTCGTTTGCCTTACTTCGCTCACTTCAAGGGCGGCGATGCGACCTGTCCTTGGCACACCGGGGAGACCCTGCATCCTGACGATGCTCGGGCGCTCCAATATGGCGGCGCGCAAGAGTCCGCCGCTCATCGGATGCTGTGCGAGCAAATCGCCGAGCTGGCGGCCCGCGATGACCGGTGCATCTCAGCCGAGGTGTCGAAATATCTGACTCCCACAGACAACGAGCGCGGTCGCTATCCCGACGTTCTGATTCTGCGCCGGAACGCCCCGAAGATCGCGGTTGAAATCCAGCTTTCAAATACCTTCCAGACCGAGGTGTCCGCGCGCTGCCTGCACTATGAGCGCGAGGGGGTCGGACTGCTCTGGGTGCTTTACGGCCTCGACATGCGGGCCCACGACCTTCCTCAATCCTTCCGAGACGTGGTGCTTCGCCATCGGGGAAACGCGTTCCTATTGGATGACGAGGCCGTGGCGGAGTCGTTGTCCCGTCGAACCTTGGTCTTGAAATGCTACCTTCGCGGGCCGGACGGAAGCTTTGACGCCGGCCGACTAGTCACTCTCGACGACCTGACTTTCCCCACAAGGGGCCCGCCCTACCTCGAAGATCGGATTACACCCGGTCTACTCGCGCGAGGCGAGGCAGCACGGGCGCCATGGCGGGCCGCTCTAAGGGGTCGGAGTTCGGACTTCTCTTACGCCGACCTGCGCGGGCCAGCGTTTCTGGCGGCGAATGACCATCTCTGTGGCTCGGTTCCCAGCCTGCGCCAATGGGAAGCGGAGACCTATCAAGGCCAGTGGTTGATCGCCAACCTGATCGCGGTCGTCTTCTCGGCCTTGAGCCACGCTAACGGCACGTTCCGCAACTACGCGTCGCGGCAGGACAATGTTCAGGCACTTCTGAACAGCAAGCTGCCGAGCGAGAATCTCCTGCCCTTCGCCCTCATCATGCAGGAGATCCTCCGACGCGCAGGCACAAACGATCTCCTGCTCGGCAGCGTGGGCAAGCATCTGGAACGCGCCCTGGCGCTGGGCGACGGTAACTTTGTGCTCGACTACGAGGCGCCGTGGTCGGCGATCGAAAGTCTGCTGCCTGAACTTTTTGATCCCCTATTGCGGTTCGAACTTGAAACGCTCGATGCCCTGCCGACCTGGGCCCGGCCGAAAACCAACGCGGCAGCCACTGTGATCACCCCGCCATGGGATCCTGCCAGCCCGATTCAATCACTCGAGGAGCACCATGGTCTCGCCCATCACCTTGGCTGA
- a CDS encoding McrC family protein: protein MTHLSILEWDRVAVGEGRFSRRQADQLLAAARSHPLGGAEGTNILIDHHRWLRSQQVVGIVAGEGCSLEILPKIDQLGDAGSSEGRAGLRHRLVQMLDVALGLEINLGRDAAMARQDETLLDILIRAFADQLTNEVRRGLPRQYLRCEEDLPTLRGRLDVTRQFTTLAVRPDRLACQFDILSPDTALLQVMKACVVFLARQARRAETVRRLAELRVALADVADVHPHHLAWDKIAIDRSNRRWRSLLALARLFLRRDWQATHRANDLRDLADVTLLFPMNDLFEAYVAALLRKALAPEGYEVVSQGGLRYCLNEIAPDGTLGRPLFRTKPDCMVRRNGRTVLVIDTKWKRLTAAGSDPKRGVSQADVYQLMAYARLYDSARLMLLYPHHPDLEGEGALARHRLNVPGADERLTIASIDVAADRLATMASLKALVLGEAMVPA, encoded by the coding sequence ATGACCCATCTCTCGATCCTGGAATGGGATCGGGTCGCGGTCGGGGAGGGCCGTTTCTCCCGCCGCCAGGCCGATCAGCTGCTGGCCGCGGCGCGGTCGCACCCGCTTGGCGGCGCTGAGGGGACCAATATCCTGATCGATCATCACCGTTGGCTCAGAAGCCAACAGGTGGTCGGCATCGTCGCGGGTGAAGGCTGTAGCCTAGAGATTTTGCCGAAGATCGATCAGCTCGGCGACGCTGGGTCCTCGGAGGGCCGCGCCGGGCTGCGCCATCGTTTGGTGCAGATGTTGGACGTGGCCCTGGGCCTGGAGATCAATCTTGGCCGAGACGCCGCCATGGCGCGGCAGGATGAAACCCTGCTGGACATCCTGATCCGCGCCTTTGCCGACCAGCTGACCAATGAGGTGCGCCGCGGGCTACCGCGGCAGTATCTTCGTTGTGAGGAAGACCTGCCGACCCTGCGCGGCCGGCTCGATGTCACCCGGCAGTTCACGACGCTGGCGGTGCGGCCGGACCGGCTCGCCTGCCAGTTCGACATCTTGTCGCCGGACACGGCGCTGCTCCAGGTGATGAAGGCGTGCGTGGTGTTCCTTGCCAGACAGGCCCGCCGCGCCGAAACCGTGCGCAGGCTCGCCGAGCTTCGCGTCGCCCTGGCCGATGTCGCCGACGTACACCCGCATCATTTGGCCTGGGACAAGATCGCAATCGACCGGTCGAACCGCCGCTGGCGCTCGCTCCTGGCGCTGGCGCGGCTGTTCCTGCGCCGCGACTGGCAGGCGACCCATAGGGCCAACGATCTGCGCGACCTGGCCGACGTCACCTTGTTGTTTCCCATGAACGACCTCTTCGAGGCCTATGTCGCGGCGCTGCTGCGCAAGGCCCTGGCCCCGGAAGGCTATGAAGTCGTCTCGCAAGGTGGTCTGCGCTATTGCCTCAACGAGATAGCGCCCGACGGCACCTTGGGCCGACCGTTATTCCGCACCAAGCCCGACTGCATGGTGCGCCGGAACGGCCGTACCGTGTTGGTGATCGACACCAAGTGGAAGCGTTTGACCGCCGCCGGCAGTGACCCAAAGCGTGGCGTCTCCCAAGCTGATGTCTACCAGCTCATGGCCTATGCCCGGCTCTACGACTCGGCACGACTAATGCTCCTCTATCCCCATCATCCGGACCTTGAGGGGGAGGGCGCGCTCGCACGTCACCGCCTCAATGTCCCCGGCGCCGATGAACGGCTGACGATCGCCAGCATCGACGTCGCGGCGGACCGTCTGGCGACCATGGCGTCGCTCAAGGCCTTGGTCCTCGGCGAAGCGATGGTCCCGGCCTGA